One window of the Solanum stenotomum isolate F172 chromosome 11, ASM1918654v1, whole genome shotgun sequence genome contains the following:
- the LOC125843691 gene encoding ATPase GET3B-like, which translates to MAMASLFHQSSKTHFYFALANVSRRSFSSFLTSFNSRTFKPPFQVRAVTTPTEAFVGFDEMISGTQRKYFMLGGKGGVGKTSCAASLAVKFANYGHPTLVVSTDPAHSLSDSFDQNLTGGALVPVQGVDSPLYALEISPERTREEFRAASQLHGDKGVKNIMDSMGLGMLAEQLGELKLGELLDTPPPGLDEAIAISKVMQFLESKEYSAFSRIVFDTAPTGHTLRLLSLPDFLDASIGKMMKLKKKIASATSALKSMFNKGEPQRDDASDKLEQLRERMAKVRDLFRDSETTEFIIVTIPTVMAINESSRLCASLKKETVSVRKLIVNQILPPSTSECKFCVMRRKDQMRALETITKDPELASLKIIQAPLVDVEIRGVAGLKFMGDMVWK; encoded by the exons ATGGCCATGGCGTCTCTTTTTCATCAATCTTCGAAAACCCATTTCTATTTTGCTTTGGCAAATGTCAGTAGAAGAAGCTTTAGCTCTTTCTTAACAAGTTTCAATTCAAGAActttcaaacccccatttcaag TGAGGGCAGTTACTACTCCTACTGAAGCTTTTGTTGGATTTGACGAGATGATTAGTGGTACACAACGGAAGTATTTCATGTTAGGAGGGAAAGGAGGTGTTGGGAAGACTAGTTGTGCTGCTTCTCTGGCAGTAAAATTTGCAAACTATGGTCATCCAACTCTTGTTGTTTCAACTGATCCTGCTCACTCTTTGAGTGATTCGTTTGATCAG AATTTGACTGGAGGGGCACTTGTTCCGGTTCAAGGAGTGGATTCTCCATTATATGCACTAGAG ATAAGCCCTGAGAGAACAAGGGAAGAGTTCCGCGCAGCGAGCCAACTTCATGGTGACAAGGGTGTCAAAAATATTATGGACAGCATGGGCCTCGGAATGCTTGCTGAGCAG CTGGGAGAACTAAAACTTGGAGAGCTGTTGGACACTCCTCCACCTGGTCTAGATGAGGCTATTGCAATTTCAAAG GTCATGCAATTTCTTGAATCAAAGGAGTATAGTGCCTTCTCTCGCATAGTTTTTGATACAGCACCAACG GGGCACACACTTAGACTACTATCACTCCCAGACTTCTTGGATGCATCAATAGGCAAGATGATGAAG CTTAAAAAGAAAATAGCATCAGCCACTTCAGCTTTAAAATCCATGTTCAACAAAGGGGAGCCACAACGAGATGATGCT AGTGACAAGCTAGAGCAATTAAGGGAGAGGATGGCAAAAGTTCGAGATCTGTTCCGTGATTCCGAAACTACAGAGTTTATCATTGTGACAATCCCCACT GTGATGGCAATCAATGAGTCTTCACGACTCTGTGCATCGTTGAAGAAGGAAACCGTTTCAGTAAGAAAGCTTATCGTCAACCAAATCCTACCTCCGTCTACATCAGAATGCAAGTTTTGTGTGATGAGAAGAAAG GATCAGATGCGTGCTCTCGAAACGATCACTAAAGATCCCGAGTTAGCAAGTTTAAAGATAATCCAAGCACCATTGGTTGATGTGGAGATAAGGGGCGTCGCTGGATTAAAATTCATGGGGGATATGGTTTGGAAATAA
- the LOC125843672 gene encoding uncharacterized protein LOC125843672 has translation MANQLNLAVHFPAQIIRKKKSTSTGGHHKKEELEKEVAELRKMLNHEQKVHEFLEKVYQRKDDSSFSTIPNYLPPKMKELLEELAMVENEIAKLEGQINKIQCDVNKEKEINNIDHQANKSKQGLNNKMKIQSQQQNNISSYSLPPNPNKFKGLNDQKVPFETKALHFISKAIKGDYGLNDFRINNEKLLQPINKSSKVIVDQEDENQFHQQVRTFGERISRKSGMIKTPSPLREPRNPTPRRERNADIPKFMSTPIHELQPKIMQSPIPTEEDTIHRWPPNKLSENIMKCLVFIFIRLLRTTRAMELEKSGPIASRSSNFSLSFRAHIEPNSKNNGTTSLLIQQKDSRQQDPYGIFDSEESIPRDIGPYKNLVRFASTSMEPKCISNSNSIPLFQKLKLMMNSLQNVDLGLLNYQQKLAFWINMYNACIMHGFLQHGLPSSSTPEKLLSLMNKATLNIGGNTINAHAIEHFILRKPVNSLAKEVNRKGEKNDKENIVRELHGLESFDPNVMFALCCGTRSSPAVKIYTSDGVIGELEKSKLEYLQASLIVTSNKKIAMPELLLRNIHDFAQDLDSLVEWICQQLPTSGSLRKSIVDCFRGLHSGKASTIVEKIPYDFEFQYLLSV, from the exons ATGGCAAACCAGCTAAATTTGGCAGTTCATTTTCCAGCACAAATTATT agaaagaagaagagtacTAGTACTGGTGGACACCACAAGAAAGAAGAACTTGAAAAAGAG GTTGCTGAGCTTAGAAAAATGTTGAATCATGAACAAAAAGTTCATGAATTTCTGGAGAAGGTGTATCAAAGAAAGGATGATTCATCTTTCAGTACCATTCCAAATTACCTTCCTCCTAAG ATGAAGGAATTGTTAGAAGAATTAGCCATGGTTGAAAATGAAATAGCCAAATTGGAAGGCCAAATCAACAAGATTCAATGTGATGTGaataaagagaaagaaatcaacAATATTGATCATCAAGCTAATAAGTCCAAACAAGGACTTAACAACaagatgaaaatacaaagtcaacaacaaaacaatatatCTTCATATTCTTTGCCACCAAATCCAAACAAATTCAAAGGGCTAAATGATCAAAAAGTGCCATTTGAGACAAAGGCATTGCATTTTATTAGCAAAGCTATAAAAGGTGATTATGGACTTAATGACTTTAGAATAAATAATGAGAAATTGTTACAACCAATTAATAAGTCATCAAAAGTTATTGTTGATCAAGAAGATGAaaatcaatttcatcaacaagTTAGAACATTTGGAGAAAGGATTTCAAGGAAAAGCGGGATGATCAAGACTCCTTCACCTCTCAGAGAACCAAGAAATCCAACACCTAGA AGAGAAAGAAATGCAGATATACCCAAATTTATGTCCACTCCAATACATGAACTTCAACCAAAAATCATGCAAAGTCCAATTCCAACAGAAGAAGACACAATTCATAGATGGCCACCAAATAAATTATCAGAAAACATCATGAAATGTTTGGTGTTCATTTTTATAAGGTTGCTTAGAACAACACGTGCAATGGAGTTGGAAAAATCAGGCCCAATTGCTAGTAGATCAAGCAATTTTTCATTGAGTTTTAGGGCCCATATTGAGcccaattcaaaaaataatggtACAACAAGCCTTTTGATCCAACAAAAAGATTCAAGACAACAAGATCCATATGGTATTTTTGATTCAGAAGAGTCCATTCCAAGAGATATTGGGCCTTACAAAAATTTGGTTAGATTTGCATCAACATCTATGGAGCCCAAATGCATCTCAAATTCTAACTctattcctctatttcaaaagcTCAA GCTTATGATGAACAGTCTACAAAATGTAGATTTAGGATTGCTGAATTATCAACAGAAATTAGCATTCTGGATCAACATGTACAACGCTTGTATCATGCAT GgatttcttcaacatggacttcCTTCTAGTTCTACTCCAGAAAAGTTGTTGTCACTTATGAATAAG GCAACTCTGAATATTGGTGGAAATACAATAAATGCACATGCAATTGAACATTTTATCTTGAGAAAACCTGTAAATTCACTAGCAAAAgag gtgaATCGAAAAGGTGAAAAGaatgataaagaaaatataGTACGTGAGCTGCATGGACTTGAGTCATTTGATCCAAATGTTATGTTTGCCTTATGTTGTGGCACACGTTCTTCTCCAGCA GTGAAGATATACACAAGTGATGGAGTTATAGGTGAgttagaaaaatcaaaattggaaTACTTACAAGCTTCATTAATTGTAACAAGCAACAAGAAGATAGCAATGCCAGAGCTTTTGCTAAGAAATATACATGATTTTGCTCAAGATTTGGATTCATTAGTAGAATGGATTTGTCAACAATTGCCTACATCTGGTTCATTGAGGAAATCTATTGTTGATTGCTTTAGAGGACTTCATAGTGGGAAAGCATCAACTATTGTTGAGAAAATACCATATGATTTCGAGTTTCAATATTTGTTATCTGTATAA
- the LOC125843678 gene encoding uncharacterized protein LOC125843678 isoform X1 — MQTSMDSFEYNWKTPNESAKSSQQEPEQVVGAASIYFASEEEAIGVEQLFAEPEYGHIVDTLLDFNTCACSLPESYIKEFSASEPVVTNSDRDAVQRGLSEEDKTREKFLDGLSNGYNENHCSISCEDYLLDIELEEETPTLDDVTRDVSCVGNVNLENKLADSEQRNCGVHVLKLSDASTSSDHDALDEFEDMSTDKLLEVFRNMFGHQTSVADKQWLESHMIFGLENQEMSDKNYSFPKSSFDSSENQGVKVPPACQNLLTVSTAFASIFNFRTKPRVQHVKRREHIQWNSFKCLSSAAGEIQLDFPDKWDSKELAKENVKCDGTKLGISEQNLKCKPSRGGFGQRYYHRGAKVSSQGLGKRNFQVGCIQIPPGLPIEERLIRREGHLSKDCRANRAYNGNIHSAEAQDDHSGTLSDQSSDNSSEEDWTIGSETRGTNQDRKHNKYWSTTEVLKLVEGVSKYGVGRWSDIKRMFFQTSVHRSPADLKDKWRNLLRASCRRLQSRRGVDAKKKHGVSRIPHEVLNRVRELAVIYPYSRKHRTRISPTASLASSSNVESDSQLSMNEQNTLNLTY, encoded by the exons ATGCAAACTTCCATGGATTCGTTCGAGTACAACTGGAAGACACCAAATGAGAGTGCAAAGAGTTCTCAACAGGAGCCTGAACAG gTTGTAGGTGCTGCATCTATCTATTTTGCATCAGAGGAGGAAGCAATAGGAGTGGAACAATTATTTGCAGAACCCGAGTATGGCCATATAGTCGATACTCTTCTAGATTTTAACACATGTGCATGCAGTCTTCCAGAGAGCTACATTAAGGAGTTTTCAGCTTCGGAGCCTGTTGTAACAAATAGTGATCGTG ATGCAGTTCAAAGAGGTCTTAGTGAAGAGGATAAAACAAGGGAGAAG TTTCTTGATGGATTGTCAAACGGATATAATGAAAATCATTGCAGCATTTCATGTGAAGATTATCTTTTGG ATATTGAACTTGAGGAAGAGACTCCCACCCTTGATGATGTCACAAGAGATGTATCCTGTGTAGGGAATGTGAATTTGGAGAACAAGCTAGCTGATTCAGAACAAAGAAATTGTGGTGTTCATGTGTTAAAGTTGTCTGATGCAAGTACCTCATCCGATCATGACGCTTTAGACGAATTTGAGGACATGTCAACTGATAAACTACTTGAGGTGTTCAGGAACATGTTTGGACATCAAACTTCAGTTGCGGATAAGCAATGGCTGGAATCCCACATGATATTTGGTTTGGAAAACCAGGAGATGTCAGACAAGAATTACAGTTTTCCGAAAAGCTCTTTTGATTCGAGTGAAAATCAAGGGGTTAAAGTCCCACCAGCTTGCCAGAATCTCCTTACAGTATCTACTGCCTTTGCTAGTATATTCAATTTCAGAACAAAGCCAAGGGTTCAACACGTGAAAAGGAGAGAACATATCCAATGGAATTCCTTCAAATGCTTATCTTCTGCAGCAGGTGAAATACAGCTCGATTTTCCGGATAAGTGGGATAGCAAGGAGTTGGctaaagaaaatgtaaaatgtGATGGAACGAAATTAGGAATATCTGAACAGAATCTGAAATGTAAACCTTCACGAGGAGGATTTGGTCAGCGATATTATCACAGAGGAGCCAAAGTATCATCACAAGGTCTTGGTAAAAGAAATTTTCAAGTTGGATGCATCCAAATTCCACCTGGTCTGCCCATTGAGGAACGACTTATCAGGAGGGAG GGACATTTATCCAAAGATTGCAGGGCTAACAGAGCCTATAACGGCAACATCCATTCAGCTGAGGCACAAGATGATCATTCTGGCACTCTTTCTGACCAGTCTAGTGATAATTCATCTGAAGAAGATTGGACTATAGGGAGCGAGACCCGAGGCACTAACCAAGACAGAAAACACAACAAGTATTGGTCAACAACTGAGGTCCTAAAGTTGGTGGAGGGTGTTTCCAAGTATGGTGTTGGCAGATGGAGTGACATTAAGAGGATGTTTTTCCAAACATCTGTGCATCGTAGTCCAGCTGATCTGAAG GACAAATGGCGGAATCTTCTGAGGGCTAGCTGCCGACGATTGCAGAGCCGGAGAGGG GTTGATGCCAAGAAGAAGCATGGCGTGTCCAGGATTCCTCACGAGGTCTTAAACCGTGTTCGAGAGCTTGCTGTCATCTATCCATATTCAAGGAAACATAGAACAAGAATCTCCCCAACTGCATCCCTCGCCTCTTCTTCGAACGTGGAGTCTGATAGCCAGTTGTCTATGAATGAGCAGAACACATTGAATCTCACATATTAG
- the LOC125843678 gene encoding uncharacterized protein LOC125843678 isoform X2: MQTSMDSFEYNWKTPNESAKSSQQEPEQVVGAASIYFASEEEAIGVEQLFAEPEYGHIVDTLLDFNTCACSLPESYIKEFSASEPVVTNSDRVQRGLSEEDKTREKFLDGLSNGYNENHCSISCEDYLLDIELEEETPTLDDVTRDVSCVGNVNLENKLADSEQRNCGVHVLKLSDASTSSDHDALDEFEDMSTDKLLEVFRNMFGHQTSVADKQWLESHMIFGLENQEMSDKNYSFPKSSFDSSENQGVKVPPACQNLLTVSTAFASIFNFRTKPRVQHVKRREHIQWNSFKCLSSAAGEIQLDFPDKWDSKELAKENVKCDGTKLGISEQNLKCKPSRGGFGQRYYHRGAKVSSQGLGKRNFQVGCIQIPPGLPIEERLIRREGHLSKDCRANRAYNGNIHSAEAQDDHSGTLSDQSSDNSSEEDWTIGSETRGTNQDRKHNKYWSTTEVLKLVEGVSKYGVGRWSDIKRMFFQTSVHRSPADLKDKWRNLLRASCRRLQSRRGVDAKKKHGVSRIPHEVLNRVRELAVIYPYSRKHRTRISPTASLASSSNVESDSQLSMNEQNTLNLTY; encoded by the exons ATGCAAACTTCCATGGATTCGTTCGAGTACAACTGGAAGACACCAAATGAGAGTGCAAAGAGTTCTCAACAGGAGCCTGAACAG gTTGTAGGTGCTGCATCTATCTATTTTGCATCAGAGGAGGAAGCAATAGGAGTGGAACAATTATTTGCAGAACCCGAGTATGGCCATATAGTCGATACTCTTCTAGATTTTAACACATGTGCATGCAGTCTTCCAGAGAGCTACATTAAGGAGTTTTCAGCTTCGGAGCCTGTTGTAACAAATAGTGATCGTG TTCAAAGAGGTCTTAGTGAAGAGGATAAAACAAGGGAGAAG TTTCTTGATGGATTGTCAAACGGATATAATGAAAATCATTGCAGCATTTCATGTGAAGATTATCTTTTGG ATATTGAACTTGAGGAAGAGACTCCCACCCTTGATGATGTCACAAGAGATGTATCCTGTGTAGGGAATGTGAATTTGGAGAACAAGCTAGCTGATTCAGAACAAAGAAATTGTGGTGTTCATGTGTTAAAGTTGTCTGATGCAAGTACCTCATCCGATCATGACGCTTTAGACGAATTTGAGGACATGTCAACTGATAAACTACTTGAGGTGTTCAGGAACATGTTTGGACATCAAACTTCAGTTGCGGATAAGCAATGGCTGGAATCCCACATGATATTTGGTTTGGAAAACCAGGAGATGTCAGACAAGAATTACAGTTTTCCGAAAAGCTCTTTTGATTCGAGTGAAAATCAAGGGGTTAAAGTCCCACCAGCTTGCCAGAATCTCCTTACAGTATCTACTGCCTTTGCTAGTATATTCAATTTCAGAACAAAGCCAAGGGTTCAACACGTGAAAAGGAGAGAACATATCCAATGGAATTCCTTCAAATGCTTATCTTCTGCAGCAGGTGAAATACAGCTCGATTTTCCGGATAAGTGGGATAGCAAGGAGTTGGctaaagaaaatgtaaaatgtGATGGAACGAAATTAGGAATATCTGAACAGAATCTGAAATGTAAACCTTCACGAGGAGGATTTGGTCAGCGATATTATCACAGAGGAGCCAAAGTATCATCACAAGGTCTTGGTAAAAGAAATTTTCAAGTTGGATGCATCCAAATTCCACCTGGTCTGCCCATTGAGGAACGACTTATCAGGAGGGAG GGACATTTATCCAAAGATTGCAGGGCTAACAGAGCCTATAACGGCAACATCCATTCAGCTGAGGCACAAGATGATCATTCTGGCACTCTTTCTGACCAGTCTAGTGATAATTCATCTGAAGAAGATTGGACTATAGGGAGCGAGACCCGAGGCACTAACCAAGACAGAAAACACAACAAGTATTGGTCAACAACTGAGGTCCTAAAGTTGGTGGAGGGTGTTTCCAAGTATGGTGTTGGCAGATGGAGTGACATTAAGAGGATGTTTTTCCAAACATCTGTGCATCGTAGTCCAGCTGATCTGAAG GACAAATGGCGGAATCTTCTGAGGGCTAGCTGCCGACGATTGCAGAGCCGGAGAGGG GTTGATGCCAAGAAGAAGCATGGCGTGTCCAGGATTCCTCACGAGGTCTTAAACCGTGTTCGAGAGCTTGCTGTCATCTATCCATATTCAAGGAAACATAGAACAAGAATCTCCCCAACTGCATCCCTCGCCTCTTCTTCGAACGTGGAGTCTGATAGCCAGTTGTCTATGAATGAGCAGAACACATTGAATCTCACATATTAG
- the LOC125843722 gene encoding glutaredoxin-C4, translating into MAKSTAFSSSTSFSSIPIFLIIVFVTVLLYASTIAEAGDSSAFVKKTISSHSIVIFSKSYCPYCRKAKAVFKELNQKPHVVELDERDDGWSIQDAISEIVGRRTVPQVFINGKHIGGSDDTIEAYENGDLAKLLGVNSKNDDL; encoded by the exons ATGGCGAAATCAACTGCATTTTCCAGTTCTACATCGTTTTCCTCGATACCCATTTTCTTAATTATAGTATTTGTAACTGTGTTGTTATACGCATCAACAATTGCTGAAGCTGGAGATTCATCTGCTTTCGTCAAAAAGACGATTTCTTCTCACTCCATTGTTATCTTCTCCAAATCTTACTGCCC ATACTGTAGGAAAGCAAAGGCTGTATTCAAAGAATTGAACCAAAAACCTCATGTCGTTGAGCTTGATGAGAGAG ATGATGGATGGAGCATCCAGGATGCCATTAGTGAGATCGTTGGCAGACGCACCGTGCCACAAGTGTTCATTAACGGAAAACATATCGGAGGATCAGATG ATACCATCGAGGCGTATGAAAACGGGGATCTAGCTAAACTTCTTGGTGTTAATTCTAAGAATGATGATCTTTAA